From one Salvelinus alpinus chromosome 14, SLU_Salpinus.1, whole genome shotgun sequence genomic stretch:
- the LOC139538524 gene encoding exosomal polycystin-1-interacting protein-like, with translation MSLNRASSWRRPPALLLWTLWVLILPSTVTLTTGPGNSTLLFDSTDNSNSLRNCSCSAHIQDCDEALANLLCSCHTVLRSKLTPGGLREQGGLTVWLREPWVLTELLNGSVVLDLSLSFCATGTLAIPNQYLALFGLRRLRVHSAAQDAPHLEQVLTISSGSRDMEGMGCLSSTDPASPSSVLHVSFLDVSALNGLSSLKAYSVSSTPMSTFFQHFPHLPLPLHPSTALDQPPEPQQDCLLTFIY, from the coding sequence ATGTCTCTAAACAGGGCCTCCTCTTGGCGCCGTCCCCCTGCCCTGTTGCTGTGGACTCTGTGGGTTCTAATCCTCCCCTCAACTGTCACCCTGACCACAGGCCCCGGCAACAGCACCCTGCTCTTTGACAGCACCGACAACAGCAACAGCCTGCGGAACTGCAGCTGCTCCGCCCACATCCAGGACTGTGACGAGGCGCTGGCCAACCTGCTGTGCAGCTGCCACACTGTGCTGCGCTCCAAGCTGACCCCCGGCGGCCTGAGGGAGCAGGGCGGACTGACTGTGTGGCTCAGAGAGCCCTGGGTTCTCACAGAGCTGCTGAACGGCAGCGTGGTGCTCGACCTAAGTCTGTCGTTCTGTGCCACTGGCACCCTGGCCATCCCCAACCAGTACCTGGCCCTGTTTGGCCTCCGTAGGCTGAGGGTCCACAGTGCTGCCCAGGACGCTCCACACCTGGAGCAGGTCCTCACCATCTCCTCTGGGAGTAGGGATATGGAGGGGATGGGGTGCCTCTCCTCCACTGACCCCGCCTCCCCCTCCTCCGTTCTCCATGTATCCTTCCTGGATGTGTCAGCGCTAAATGGGTTGTCGTCCCTGAAGGCCTACAGTGTGAGCTCCACTCCCATGTCCACCTTCTTCCAACACTTCCCCCACCTGCCCCTACCCCTACACCCCTCCACCGCCCTGGATCAGCCCCCGGAGCCCCAACAGGACTGCCTCCTCACCTTCATATACTAG